In a genomic window of Arachnia rubra:
- a CDS encoding NAD(+) synthase, giving the protein MDFFNVYAQGFARVAAATLPVADFDPAANAERTLQVVREAHERGVAVVAFPELGISGYAIDDLLLTDSLLDAVLDAVVQLCRGTADYRPLIAVGAPVALGNRLYNCAVVIQHGRVLGIVPKSYLPNYREFYEKRHFAAGMNDLPLTVGIPGWGELIPVGNDLIFTATDVPGLKVHAEVCEDMWVPVPPSHLAALSGATVLLNLSASPITIARAADRRALAASTSQRCLAAHVYAAAMFGESTTDLSWDGQTMIHELGSLLAEGERFPDSAQLTVADVDLDRIRQERLRQGSFDDNRQGLDAPMPHATIEFTLGPPSGDLGLERPIDRFPFVPDDPSRLEQDCYEGYNIQVSGLERRMLAIGGGDAARAPRLCIGVSGGLDSTHALIVAAKACDRLGLPRTHILAWTMPGFATTDHTRNNAQALSEALGVTFETVDIRPMATQMLTDLGHPYAEGEETYDITFENVQAGIRYDFLFRAANHHGGIVVGTGDLSELALGWCTFGVGDHMSHYNVNAGVPKTLIQHLIRWVVSSGQFDEEVNQVLASVLDTEISPELIPAKPGEAPQSTQAAIGPYELQDFTLYHLLRHGLRPRKIAFLAHHAWHDAAAGSWPAGHPTGERRSYDLAAIRRWLETFVRRFTTNQFKRSTLPNGPKVVPGGSLSPRGDWRMPSDVGPRIWLDEIARDVPTA; this is encoded by the coding sequence ATGGACTTCTTCAATGTCTACGCCCAGGGTTTCGCCCGGGTGGCGGCCGCCACGCTGCCCGTCGCCGACTTCGATCCGGCAGCCAATGCGGAACGCACACTTCAGGTGGTGCGCGAGGCCCATGAACGTGGCGTCGCGGTGGTGGCCTTCCCGGAGCTGGGAATCAGCGGCTACGCCATCGATGACCTGCTGCTGACCGACTCACTGCTAGACGCTGTCCTGGACGCGGTGGTTCAGCTGTGCCGGGGAACCGCGGACTACCGGCCGCTGATCGCCGTCGGGGCTCCGGTCGCGCTGGGCAACCGCCTGTACAACTGCGCCGTGGTGATCCAGCACGGCCGGGTGCTGGGTATCGTCCCGAAGTCCTACCTGCCCAACTACCGGGAGTTCTACGAGAAACGCCATTTCGCGGCGGGTATGAACGATCTGCCGCTGACCGTCGGCATCCCCGGCTGGGGAGAGCTGATCCCCGTCGGCAACGACCTGATATTCACCGCCACCGACGTCCCCGGCCTCAAGGTGCACGCCGAGGTCTGCGAGGACATGTGGGTGCCGGTGCCGCCCAGCCACCTCGCTGCCCTGTCCGGGGCGACTGTGCTGCTGAACCTGTCGGCCTCCCCCATCACGATCGCGAGGGCGGCGGACCGGCGGGCGCTGGCCGCCTCCACCTCACAGCGCTGCCTGGCAGCCCATGTCTATGCGGCCGCGATGTTCGGGGAGTCCACCACGGACCTGTCGTGGGACGGGCAGACGATGATCCACGAACTCGGCTCCCTCCTGGCGGAAGGCGAGCGTTTCCCGGACTCAGCCCAGCTGACGGTCGCGGACGTGGACCTGGACCGCATCCGGCAGGAAAGGCTGCGCCAGGGCTCCTTCGACGACAACCGCCAAGGCCTGGACGCCCCGATGCCGCACGCCACCATCGAGTTCACCCTCGGCCCCCCATCCGGGGACCTGGGCCTGGAGCGCCCCATCGACCGCTTCCCCTTCGTCCCCGACGATCCCAGCCGCCTGGAGCAGGACTGCTACGAGGGCTACAACATCCAGGTCTCGGGCCTGGAACGGCGCATGCTGGCCATCGGCGGAGGAGACGCGGCACGCGCCCCGCGCCTATGCATCGGGGTCTCCGGAGGCCTGGACTCCACCCACGCGCTGATCGTCGCCGCGAAGGCGTGCGACCGCCTGGGCCTACCGCGCACCCACATCCTGGCCTGGACCATGCCGGGTTTCGCGACGACGGACCACACCCGCAACAACGCCCAGGCTCTCTCAGAGGCCCTCGGGGTAACCTTCGAGACCGTCGACATCCGGCCGATGGCCACGCAGATGCTGACGGACCTCGGCCATCCCTATGCGGAGGGCGAGGAGACCTACGACATCACCTTCGAGAACGTCCAGGCCGGCATCCGCTACGACTTCCTGTTCCGCGCCGCCAATCATCATGGCGGCATTGTCGTCGGTACAGGCGATTTGTCGGAGCTGGCCCTTGGCTGGTGCACCTTCGGCGTCGGTGATCACATGAGCCACTACAACGTGAACGCCGGGGTGCCGAAGACCCTCATCCAGCACCTGATCCGCTGGGTGGTCTCCTCCGGTCAGTTCGACGAGGAGGTGAACCAGGTGCTGGCCTCGGTGCTCGACACCGAGATCAGCCCAGAGCTGATTCCCGCGAAACCAGGCGAGGCGCCACAGTCCACCCAGGCGGCCATCGGTCCCTACGAACTGCAGGATTTCACCCTCTACCATCTGCTGCGGCATGGCCTGCGGCCCCGGAAGATCGCGTTCCTGGCCCACCACGCCTGGCATGACGCGGCGGCCGGCAGTTGGCCGGCGGGCCATCCCACCGGGGAGCGCCGCTCCTACGACCTGGCGGCGATCCGCCGCTGGCTGGAGACCTTCGTGCGCCGCTTCACGACGAACCAGTTCAAGCGCAGCACCCTCCCGAACGGCCCCAAGGTGGTACCCGGCGGCTCCCTGTCAC
- the glmS gene encoding glutamine--fructose-6-phosphate transaminase (isomerizing) gives MCGIVGYLGSRDGRQVVIDGLRRLEYRGYDSAGIAVVAGGELYTRKKAGKIANLVAAIEADPLPESGTAIGHTRWATHGAPTDVNSHPHVAGRIAVVHNGILENHAALREGLGAEFTSETDTEVAAQLLNREVVAGASLVDAMRAVVTRLEGAFTLVAVSADEPDKIVAARRNSPLVVGIGDGECFLASDVAAFIEHTRDAIELGQDQVVELTRDGVVVTNFDGTPATTREFHVDWDLSAAQKQGYDWFMRKEIFEQPRAVADTLLGRTNELGEIVLDEIRISPEELRLVNKIVIVACGTAFYAGLVAKYAIEHWTRIPCEVDLASEFRYRDPIIDPTTLVVTISQSGETADTLMAIRHAREQHAKVVAICNTNGATIPRESDAVIYTHAGPEIGVASTKGFTTQLIACYLLGLYLAQVRGTKYSDEIGGVLAELERMPAELQRVLDAQQSVLELAAQLKDNPSILFLGRHVGYPVALEGALKLKELAYIHAEGFAAGELKHGPIALISKGLPVFVVVPPYSRDQLRDKVISNIAEVRARGARTIVLAEAGDAAARAHADHFIELPSVSTLLQPLPAILPLQLFACEIATLRGHDVDQPRNLAKSVTVE, from the coding sequence GTGTGTGGAATTGTTGGATACCTCGGAAGCCGCGATGGGCGGCAGGTTGTCATCGACGGACTACGTCGGCTCGAGTACCGCGGCTACGATTCGGCGGGCATCGCCGTCGTCGCCGGAGGGGAACTCTACACCCGCAAGAAGGCGGGAAAGATCGCCAATCTGGTGGCGGCCATCGAGGCTGACCCGCTGCCGGAGTCAGGCACCGCCATCGGCCATACCCGCTGGGCCACCCATGGGGCGCCCACGGACGTGAACTCGCATCCGCACGTCGCGGGCCGCATCGCCGTGGTGCACAACGGTATCCTCGAGAACCACGCGGCCCTCAGGGAGGGGCTGGGCGCCGAGTTCACCTCGGAGACCGACACCGAGGTGGCAGCTCAGCTGCTGAACCGCGAGGTTGTCGCCGGGGCCAGCCTGGTCGACGCGATGCGGGCGGTGGTCACCCGCCTGGAGGGGGCATTCACGCTGGTCGCGGTCAGCGCCGACGAGCCCGACAAGATCGTCGCGGCCCGCCGCAACTCGCCACTCGTGGTCGGGATCGGCGACGGCGAGTGCTTCCTCGCCTCTGATGTCGCCGCATTCATCGAGCACACCCGCGATGCCATTGAGCTGGGGCAGGACCAGGTCGTCGAGCTGACCCGGGACGGCGTGGTCGTGACAAACTTCGACGGCACCCCGGCCACCACCCGCGAGTTCCACGTCGACTGGGACCTGAGCGCCGCCCAGAAGCAGGGCTACGACTGGTTCATGCGCAAGGAAATCTTCGAGCAGCCCCGGGCCGTGGCCGACACCCTGCTGGGGCGCACCAACGAGCTCGGTGAGATCGTCCTGGATGAGATCCGCATCAGCCCCGAGGAGCTGCGGCTGGTGAACAAGATTGTCATCGTCGCCTGCGGCACCGCCTTCTACGCGGGGCTCGTCGCGAAATACGCCATCGAGCACTGGACCCGCATTCCCTGCGAGGTCGACCTGGCCAGCGAGTTCCGCTACCGCGACCCCATCATCGACCCCACCACCCTGGTGGTGACCATCTCCCAGTCCGGCGAGACCGCCGACACCCTGATGGCCATCCGGCATGCCCGGGAGCAGCACGCCAAGGTGGTGGCGATCTGCAACACCAACGGCGCGACCATCCCGCGCGAGTCCGACGCGGTCATCTACACCCACGCTGGGCCTGAGATCGGGGTCGCCTCCACGAAGGGGTTCACCACTCAGCTCATCGCCTGTTATCTGCTCGGCCTCTACCTGGCGCAGGTGCGCGGCACCAAGTACTCCGACGAGATCGGCGGGGTCCTCGCGGAGCTGGAGCGGATGCCCGCTGAACTGCAACGGGTCCTGGACGCCCAGCAGTCGGTGCTGGAGCTCGCCGCCCAGCTGAAGGACAACCCGTCCATCCTGTTCCTCGGCCGTCACGTCGGCTACCCCGTCGCCCTTGAGGGGGCACTGAAGCTCAAGGAGCTGGCCTATATCCATGCGGAGGGCTTCGCTGCCGGTGAGCTGAAGCATGGTCCGATCGCCCTGATCAGCAAGGGCCTGCCGGTGTTCGTCGTGGTGCCGCCATACAGCCGCGACCAGCTGCGGGACAAGGTGATCTCGAACATCGCGGAGGTGCGTGCCCGGGGCGCTCGCACCATCGTGCTGGCGGAGGCAGGCGACGCGGCCGCACGGGCCCACGCCGACCACTTCATCGAGCTGCCGAGCGTCTCCACGCTGCTCCAGCCGCTGCCCGCCATCCTGCCGCTGCAGCTGTTCGCCTGCGAGATCGCGACCCTCCGGGGTCACGACGTCGACCAGCCACGCAACCTGGCGAAGTCGGTGACCGTCGAGTAA
- a CDS encoding holo-ACP synthase — protein sequence MIVGIGTDLCVVARFEAMLARRPRLAERLLTETERALPVQSQAARFAAKEALAKALGSPGGLRWLDAEVVTSAAGAPSFRLSGTVAERAAALGIGGVHLSISHDGGFATAMVVCES from the coding sequence ATGATCGTTGGCATCGGCACAGACCTGTGTGTCGTCGCGAGGTTTGAGGCCATGCTGGCCCGGCGGCCCCGCCTGGCGGAGCGGTTGCTCACGGAGACCGAGCGGGCGCTTCCCGTCCAGTCGCAGGCCGCGCGGTTCGCGGCGAAGGAGGCCCTCGCCAAAGCCCTCGGCAGTCCTGGTGGGCTGCGCTGGCTGGACGCAGAGGTGGTCACCTCCGCCGCCGGGGCGCCGTCCTTCCGATTGTCCGGCACGGTTGCGGAGCGCGCCGCCGCCCTGGGGATCGGTGGCGTTCACCTGAGCATCTCGCACGACGGTGGGTTCGCCACCGCGATGGTGGTGTGTGAGTCATGA
- a CDS encoding ADP-dependent NAD(P)H-hydrate dehydratase encodes MTRAVTQVTAEDLAAWWPVPGADSHKYTRGVVGIDTGSEDYPGAALLSIAGALGAGPGMARYLGTAPRDLILGRFPSVVLVPGQVQALVVGSGWGQRPDAEARLSGAVSRGVPLLVDADALQLLPAHLPPESLLTPHAGELARMLSMRRAEVEADPVAAAREAARAFGCAVLLKGAMQPLATPDGEVRLAIPGPAWTAQAGSGDVLAGACGTLLAAGLPAWRAGLLGASLQALTASLFPGPHTPDAQARRFPEVLAQTIQPDRLRNTLL; translated from the coding sequence ATGACCAGGGCAGTGACGCAGGTGACCGCCGAGGACCTGGCGGCCTGGTGGCCGGTCCCCGGGGCCGACAGCCACAAATACACCCGCGGTGTGGTTGGCATTGACACTGGCTCCGAGGACTACCCGGGGGCAGCGTTGCTGAGCATCGCGGGGGCGCTGGGCGCCGGACCCGGCATGGCGCGATACCTCGGCACAGCGCCCCGTGATCTGATCTTGGGCAGGTTCCCCAGCGTCGTTCTGGTCCCTGGTCAGGTTCAAGCCCTGGTGGTCGGATCGGGCTGGGGGCAGCGCCCGGATGCCGAGGCGCGGCTGTCCGGGGCTGTGAGCCGGGGCGTTCCCCTGCTGGTCGACGCGGATGCCCTGCAGCTGCTCCCGGCGCACCTGCCCCCGGAGTCGCTGCTGACCCCCCACGCTGGGGAACTCGCCCGTATGCTGTCCATGCGTCGGGCCGAGGTGGAGGCGGACCCTGTTGCCGCAGCCCGTGAGGCTGCCCGTGCATTCGGGTGCGCGGTGCTGCTGAAGGGCGCGATGCAGCCTCTGGCCACCCCGGATGGGGAGGTGCGGCTCGCGATCCCGGGGCCGGCCTGGACCGCCCAGGCCGGTTCGGGGGACGTGCTGGCCGGGGCCTGCGGCACGCTTCTCGCGGCAGGCCTGCCTGCGTGGCGAGCAGGTCTGCTGGGAGCCAGCCTCCAGGCATTGACGGCGTCGCTTTTCCCGGGGCCACACACACCCGATGCCCAGGCTCGGCGGTTTCCCGAAGTCCTGGCGCAGACCATACAACCTGACCGACTCAGAAATACCCTCCTCTAA
- a CDS encoding transposase, with protein MPASKFSKEFKEQIIAEVLEGSRPIAEVAKSYNLVPANCG; from the coding sequence ATGCCGGCTTCGAAATTTAGTAAAGAGTTTAAAGAACAAATCATCGCGGAGGTTCTTGAGGGGTCTCGGCCGATAGCGGAAGTGGCGAAGTCCTACAATCTGGTTCCGGCGAACTGTGGGTAA
- a CDS encoding integrase core domain-containing protein: MKIIGYAITGNMRTRLVAEALHMAVRNCPVTRGETVFHSDRGSQYTSADYAEIMNTYGIRASVGRTGSCYDNAAAESFNATCKKEVVNRKIYPTRKHAIKDVTAWIELRYNQKRLHSALGYRTPNHVHQEWSQHQKAA, from the coding sequence ATGAAGATCATCGGTTATGCGATCACTGGGAATATGCGCACCCGGCTTGTTGCCGAGGCTTTACACATGGCAGTCAGAAATTGCCCAGTAACCCGAGGTGAAACCGTCTTCCATTCGGATCGTGGTTCGCAATACACCTCAGCTGATTACGCGGAAATCATGAACACATATGGTATCCGTGCCTCGGTAGGTAGAACTGGGTCGTGTTACGACAATGCCGCAGCAGAATCATTTAATGCCACCTGCAAGAAGGAGGTAGTGAACCGGAAGATCTACCCAACACGGAAACACGCCATAAAGGATGTGACAGCCTGGATCGAGTTACGCTACAATCAGAAACGACTCCACTCGGCGTTAGGGTACCGAACCCCCAACCACGTCCACCAAGAATGGAGCCAACACCAGAAAGCAGCCTAG
- a CDS encoding transposase family protein has translation MSTKPIALQIADQFHVSQKTISRTIASWMPILGQALQDCTPTVDDLDVSEPLIVDGTLLPTWSWRTMPELYSGKHKTTGVNVQVACDLTGRLAFISDPMPGRTHDAHALKETGLLDHITTGQLIGDKGYIGLGMITPIRTQPKQQHTEEEKRFNKSVNAIRYMIERVIANLKTWRILHTDYRRPFTTFPETITTVAALEFYRNTF, from the coding sequence GTGTCCACAAAACCCATAGCACTCCAGATTGCCGACCAGTTCCACGTCTCCCAGAAAACGATCTCTCGAACCATCGCATCCTGGATGCCCATCCTGGGACAGGCCCTGCAGGACTGCACCCCCACGGTCGACGACCTCGATGTCAGCGAACCACTCATCGTCGATGGCACCCTACTGCCGACCTGGTCATGGCGCACCATGCCAGAACTGTACTCCGGCAAACACAAAACCACCGGCGTCAACGTCCAGGTTGCATGCGACCTGACAGGACGGCTCGCCTTCATCTCCGACCCGATGCCCGGCCGCACCCATGACGCACACGCACTCAAAGAAACCGGCCTACTCGACCACATCACCACCGGGCAACTCATCGGCGACAAAGGATACATCGGACTCGGCATGATCACCCCCATCCGAACCCAACCGAAACAACAACACACAGAAGAAGAAAAAAGGTTCAACAAGTCAGTAAACGCGATACGCTACATGATCGAACGAGTCATCGCCAACCTCAAAACCTGGAGAATTCTCCACACCGACTACCGCAGACCCTTCACAACATTCCCAGAAACAATCACCACAGTAGCCGCACTCGAATTCTACAGAAACACATTCTGA
- a CDS encoding helix-turn-helix domain-containing protein codes for MTDRAGIARGLAEGCGLREIARRIGRDVSVVSREVARNQGETGYKCVAADVAAQRRRARPKLRKWSARRFVDSGEKPEFIRTCEVKSVLCRLRNLVKSLKNKSSRRFLRGLGR; via the coding sequence GTGACGGATCGGGCTGGGATCGCGAGGGGTTTGGCGGAGGGGTGTGGGTTGCGTGAGATTGCTCGGCGGATTGGTAGGGATGTGTCGGTGGTTTCGCGGGAAGTGGCCCGGAATCAGGGTGAGACGGGGTACAAGTGTGTGGCTGCTGATGTAGCTGCGCAGCGGCGGCGTGCCCGGCCCAAGCTCCGCAAGTGGAGTGCCCGGCGTTTCGTGGACAGTGGTGAAAAACCTGAGTTTATTCGAACATGTGAGGTAAAATCTGTACTATGCCGGCTTCGAAATTTAGTAAAGAGTTTAAAGAACAAATCATCGCGGAGGTTCTTGAGGGGTCTCGGCCGATAG
- a CDS encoding transposase → MPASKFSKEFKEQIIAEVLEGSRPIAEVAKSYNLVPQTVGNWVRIWRKQHPDPGMVEASSDQVAENKRLQAELREAKMEIEFLKKAAAFFAQESR, encoded by the coding sequence ATGCCGGCTTCGAAATTTAGTAAAGAGTTTAAAGAACAAATCATCGCGGAGGTTCTTGAGGGGTCTCGGCCGATAGCGGAAGTGGCGAAGTCCTACAATCTGGTTCCGCAAACTGTGGGTAACTGGGTGAGAATATGGCGGAAGCAGCATCCCGACCCAGGTATGGTAGAAGCCTCGTCGGATCAGGTGGCGGAGAACAAGCGCTTGCAGGCTGAGTTGCGTGAAGCGAAGATGGAGATCGAGTTTTTGAAAAAAGCGGCGGCCTTCTTCGCGCAGGAATCCCGGTAG
- a CDS encoding IS3 family transposase, protein MPVAAKYVYIHREEGSYPVYLMCRWARVSRSGYYRWRNQGLSETQKRREELTILITHFFHESEQTYGYRRIHAALVERGIHASPELVRQLMHRAGLVACQPRKRVRTTIPAQDLHHRPDLVKRNFTANKPGQKWVGDITYIPTWEGFTYLATVMDCYPR, encoded by the coding sequence ATCCCGGTAGCAGCGAAATATGTTTATATTCACCGCGAGGAAGGCAGCTATCCTGTGTATCTGATGTGCCGCTGGGCCAGAGTGTCTCGTTCCGGCTACTACAGATGGCGGAATCAGGGTTTATCCGAGACGCAGAAACGCCGGGAAGAACTCACTATTTTAATTACGCATTTCTTCCACGAGTCTGAGCAAACCTACGGGTATCGACGTATCCACGCAGCTCTGGTTGAACGGGGAATCCACGCGAGCCCAGAGCTGGTGCGTCAGCTCATGCACCGGGCTGGCTTGGTGGCCTGTCAGCCCCGGAAACGGGTCCGTACCACCATCCCGGCCCAGGATCTTCACCACCGCCCGGATCTGGTGAAAAGGAATTTTACCGCCAACAAACCAGGGCAGAAATGGGTAGGCGATATCACCTACATCCCCACCTGGGAAGGATTCACTTATCTAGCAACCGTCATGGATTGCTACCCGAGATGA
- a CDS encoding integrase core domain-containing protein, with protein sequence MKIIGYAIAGNMRTRLVAEALHMAVRNCPVTRGETVFHSDRGSQYTSADYAEIMNTYGIRASVGRTGSCYDNAAAESFNATCKKEVVNRKIYPTRKHAIKDVTAWIELRYNQKRLHSALGYRTPNHVHQEWSQHQKAA encoded by the coding sequence ATGAAGATCATCGGTTATGCGATCGCCGGGAATATGCGCACCCGGCTTGTTGCCGAGGCTTTACACATGGCAGTCAGAAATTGCCCAGTAACCCGAGGTGAAACCGTCTTCCATTCGGATCGTGGTTCGCAATACACCTCAGCTGATTACGCGGAAATCATGAACACATATGGTATCCGTGCCTCGGTAGGTAGAACTGGGTCGTGTTACGACAATGCCGCAGCGGAATCATTTAATGCCACCTGCAAGAAGGAGGTAGTGAACCGGAAGATCTACCCAACACGGAAACATGCTATAAAGGATGTGACAGCCTGGATCGAGTTACGTTACAATCAGAAACGACTTCACTCGGCGTTAGGGTACCGAACCCCCAACCACGTCCACCAAGAATGGAGCCAACACCAGAAAGCAGCCTAG
- a CDS encoding IS30 family transposase, with amino-acid sequence MEPTPESSLEIPFFSSVHKTHSTPKIDADLVLKQRVIADLRRSRTPRQIAGRLRAEAGGDRLEPCQGSPTAQGASVSHEAIYTWIYAMPKKTLREHGVMLGSKRTSRQSRRRLGERKSPIVGMVSIDQRPQEVTGRKVPGHWEGDLIIGAYGRTAAITLVERTTRFVTILALPKGKNADGVCDALIDHITGLPELMKGTLTWDQGSEMARHAAFTMATQMPVYFAHPHSPWERGSNENTNRLIRDYLPKGTPIPQHQPYLTAIAEELNERPRATLGYLTPREAFQKLLVASTT; translated from the coding sequence ATGGAGCCAACACCAGAAAGCAGCCTAGAAATCCCATTTTTCAGTAGTGTCCACAAAACCCATAGCACTCCAAAGATTGATGCTGATCTGGTGTTGAAGCAGCGGGTGATTGCTGATCTTCGGAGGTCTCGTACACCACGTCAGATCGCGGGAAGATTACGTGCTGAGGCTGGGGGTGACAGGCTTGAACCGTGTCAGGGTTCCCCCACGGCCCAAGGAGCGAGCGTGTCTCATGAAGCGATCTACACCTGGATTTATGCGATGCCGAAGAAGACGCTGCGGGAGCACGGTGTCATGCTCGGGTCGAAACGCACTAGCCGTCAGTCCCGGCGTCGTTTGGGTGAGCGGAAATCCCCGATTGTGGGAATGGTCAGTATCGATCAGCGGCCTCAGGAGGTTACAGGACGGAAGGTTCCCGGTCATTGGGAAGGAGACTTGATCATCGGCGCCTACGGCAGAACAGCCGCGATCACCCTCGTCGAACGAACCACCCGGTTCGTCACGATCCTCGCCCTGCCGAAGGGCAAGAACGCAGACGGGGTGTGTGACGCCCTGATCGACCACATCACTGGGCTGCCCGAATTGATGAAGGGCACCCTGACCTGGGATCAGGGCTCTGAGATGGCCCGGCACGCCGCGTTCACCATGGCCACCCAGATGCCGGTGTACTTCGCCCATCCCCACTCTCCCTGGGAACGCGGCAGCAATGAGAACACCAACCGACTCATCCGTGACTACCTGCCCAAAGGCACTCCCATCCCCCAACACCAGCCCTATCTCACAGCCATCGCCGAAGAACTGAACGAACGCCCCCGAGCCACCCTCGGCTACCTCACCCCACGAGAAGCTTTCCAGAAACTACTCGTTGCTTCCACCACTTGA